TTTGTTAACACAGAAGAACTGATAAGGCTGCACGAGCACTCATGAAAACATCCATCCCGACCAACCTGATCCTCGGTTTTCTGGGTGTCGGTAAAACCACTGCGATTCTGGACCTGTTGAAAGCCAAACCGGACGGCGAGGTCTGGGCCGTGCTCGTCAACGAATTTGGCGAAGTCGGCATTGACGGGGCGATGCTCCAATCCGAGGGCGCGGCGATCAAGGAAATTCCCGGGGGCTGCATGTGCTGCGTGGCTGGCCTGCCCATGCAGGTCGGGCTGAACCAACTGATCCGGCAGGCCAGGCCGGATCGCCTGATTATCGAGCCTACGGGACTGGGTCACCCGTCACAGATCCTGGACACCCTGACCGGTGAACACTACGCCAACGTGCTTGATCTGGGTCCGGTGATCACGCTGGTCGATCCGCGCAAGCTTGAAGACCCTCGCGTGCTTGAGAACGTGCAGTTTCGTGACCAGGTGGCGGCCGCTGACATTCTGGTCGCCAACAAGACCGATCTGGCCTCGCCGGCGCAGATCGACGCGTTCGAGCAGTGGGCTGCCTCCCTGTCCAGTCCAAAGCGTGGCGTGTTCCGGACGAGTCAGGGCCGGCTGCGACCCGAGTGGCTGGACGGTC
This region of Marinobacter arenosus genomic DNA includes:
- a CDS encoding CobW family GTP-binding protein — protein: MKTSIPTNLILGFLGVGKTTAILDLLKAKPDGEVWAVLVNEFGEVGIDGAMLQSEGAAIKEIPGGCMCCVAGLPMQVGLNQLIRQARPDRLIIEPTGLGHPSQILDTLTGEHYANVLDLGPVITLVDPRKLEDPRVLENVQFRDQVAAADILVANKTDLASPAQIDAFEQWAASLSSPKRGVFRTSQGRLRPEWLDGQTDLPTVTTPHAHHHHDEKHVEPAPDIGEQPWQLVRNAGQGYVSLGWRIHPEIRFDEKRLMSLAMDDRFDRFKAVVHCLDGWRTLNMVDGSLSVTECEPRELSRIEVLSVDEIPEAEMDDWVQAAAGLREGDAIRGQMS